The following are encoded in a window of Roseibium sp. Sym1 genomic DNA:
- a CDS encoding DUF3085 domain-containing protein has translation MFTFEISAVRNVIARGEADAAASGGFRNPYFGERQDECEKPGFWLVGDEGVYVMSNGKLTDRQRPLVVYAGECDPKANPDWWDYKRQHFGGDDGVEFIDADLLNPSFDRNPGATHLGIQLTENDISFSLITR, from the coding sequence ATGTTCACATTTGAAATTTCTGCAGTCCGCAATGTCATTGCGCGCGGAGAAGCGGATGCCGCGGCCAGTGGCGGCTTCCGCAACCCTTATTTTGGCGAGAGGCAAGACGAGTGCGAGAAGCCCGGTTTCTGGCTGGTTGGCGACGAAGGCGTCTACGTGATGTCCAACGGCAAGCTCACTGATAGACAAAGACCACTCGTGGTCTATGCCGGCGAATGCGATCCGAAGGCCAATCCCGACTGGTGGGACTACAAGCGCCAGCACTTCGGAGGCGACGATGGTGTCGAGTTCATCGATGCCGATCTGCTCAATCCAAGTTTTGACCGGAATCCCGGAGCCACTCATCTCGGCATCCAGCTTACCGAGAACGACATCTCGTTCTCGCTGATCACCCGCTAA